A window from Staphylococcus succinus encodes these proteins:
- a CDS encoding MurR/RpiR family transcriptional regulator — MTNILYKINKQYDQLTKSERKIADFILASPHEIINMSVQDLSETINTSTASIVRFSKKITEKGFQELKLSISRYLPEDTKQLNHFELADNESVATLKSNMLARVTDTMNCASVQINDHDIDAICKTIKHARTVFLFGYGASMIIVTDLFQKFSRIGINVRLLQETHLLMSTLASHDAHDCIIFVTNKGIHSEMLSMATIASNNHVNIITISSNDNNPLAKIADYTLIYGETDENELRMAATTSLFAQLFTVDILYYRYIALNYQNSLNLITQSKLALDEYHRYLTTIQSKH; from the coding sequence ATGACCAATATACTTTATAAAATTAATAAACAATATGATCAATTAACTAAAAGCGAAAGAAAAATTGCTGATTTTATTTTAGCTTCACCTCATGAAATCATAAATATGTCAGTTCAAGACTTATCTGAAACAATCAATACCAGTACCGCCTCTATAGTTAGGTTTAGTAAAAAAATTACCGAAAAAGGATTTCAAGAACTAAAACTTTCTATATCTCGTTACTTACCTGAAGATACCAAGCAACTTAATCACTTTGAGCTAGCTGATAACGAAAGTGTAGCTACACTCAAATCAAATATGTTAGCGCGTGTGACAGACACCATGAATTGCGCATCCGTACAAATCAATGATCATGATATAGATGCTATTTGCAAAACAATTAAACATGCCCGCACAGTATTTCTATTTGGTTATGGTGCATCCATGATAATTGTTACTGATCTTTTCCAAAAATTTTCACGCATCGGTATCAATGTACGTTTACTGCAAGAGACCCACTTATTAATGTCAACATTAGCTTCACATGATGCACATGATTGTATCATCTTTGTAACTAATAAAGGTATTCATAGTGAAATGCTATCGATGGCTACAATCGCATCTAATAATCATGTAAATATCATCACCATCTCTAGTAATGATAATAACCCTCTCGCTAAAATTGCTGATTACACTTTAATCTATGGAGAAACAGATGAGAATGAATTGCGCATGGCTGCAACAACTTCCCTTTTCGCGCAATTATTCACAGTAGATATACTTTACTATCGTTATATTGCATTAAATTATCAAAATTCACTCAATTTGATTACACAATCTAAACTAGCTTTAGATGAGTATCATAGGTACTTAACTACTATCCAATCCAAACATTGA
- a CDS encoding PTS transporter subunit EIIC: protein MTKEQVLAERIIDAVGGMNNIDNVINCMTRVRIKIIDETKIDYDTLKAIDGVMGVVKDERIQIVVGPGTVNKVADHISQLSGVKLGETIPHDTKNYKAEAQAKAQENKTAFQSNQKRGKFNKLLKTIANIFIPLIPAFIGAGLIGGIAAVLSNLLAAGQISGDWVTQLVTVFNVIKDGMLAYLAIFTGINAAKEFGATPGLGGVIGGTTLLTGLTDKNMITNIFTGEPLQPGQGGIIGVIFAVWLLSIVEKRLHKIVPNAIDIIVTPTVTLFIIGLLTIFIFMPLAGFVSDGLVSVINAIISIGGIFSGFIIGAFFLPLVMLGLHHIFTPIHIEMINQTGATYLLPIAAMAGAGQVGAALALWVRCKRNTTLRNTLKGALPVGFLGIGEPLIYGVTLPLGKPFFTACIGGGIGGAVIGGIGHIGSTAIGPSGISLLPLISDHMYIGYIAGLLSAYIGGFIFTYFFGTTKSMRETDSLGG, encoded by the coding sequence ATGACCAAAGAACAAGTATTAGCAGAACGTATTATAGATGCTGTCGGGGGCATGAATAATATAGATAATGTTATTAATTGTATGACACGTGTAAGAATTAAAATCATAGATGAAACTAAAATTGACTACGACACATTAAAAGCAATTGACGGTGTCATGGGCGTAGTCAAGGATGAACGCATACAAATAGTAGTTGGGCCTGGCACAGTAAATAAAGTAGCCGACCATATCTCACAACTAAGCGGTGTAAAATTAGGTGAAACTATCCCTCACGACACTAAAAATTATAAAGCTGAAGCACAAGCTAAAGCACAAGAAAATAAGACTGCATTTCAAAGTAATCAAAAAAGAGGCAAGTTTAATAAATTATTAAAAACAATAGCCAATATCTTCATCCCCTTAATTCCCGCTTTCATTGGGGCTGGGTTAATCGGTGGTATCGCCGCTGTCTTGAGTAACTTATTAGCTGCTGGTCAGATTTCTGGAGATTGGGTCACACAACTTGTAACCGTATTCAATGTTATTAAAGATGGAATGTTAGCTTATTTAGCAATATTCACTGGAATTAACGCAGCTAAAGAATTTGGAGCCACACCAGGACTAGGTGGTGTCATTGGAGGTACAACACTATTAACAGGCTTAACAGATAAAAATATGATTACTAACATATTTACAGGTGAGCCACTTCAACCAGGACAAGGCGGCATTATAGGTGTTATTTTCGCAGTATGGCTCCTAAGCATTGTAGAGAAAAGATTGCATAAAATCGTCCCAAATGCCATAGATATTATTGTTACTCCAACTGTCACTTTATTTATTATTGGCTTATTAACAATATTTATCTTTATGCCATTAGCGGGCTTTGTATCTGATGGTCTCGTATCAGTAATCAACGCTATTATTAGTATTGGCGGCATTTTCAGTGGTTTTATTATTGGTGCCTTTTTCTTACCATTAGTCATGTTAGGACTGCACCATATTTTTACACCTATTCATATTGAAATGATTAATCAAACAGGTGCAACCTATTTATTACCTATTGCAGCTATGGCAGGTGCTGGACAAGTAGGTGCTGCATTGGCATTATGGGTAAGATGCAAAAGAAATACTACATTGAGAAACACTTTAAAAGGTGCTTTACCAGTTGGTTTCTTAGGTATAGGTGAACCATTAATATATGGTGTCACATTGCCACTTGGTAAACCATTCTTTACAGCTTGTATTGGTGGTGGCATCGGTGGTGCTGTTATTGGCGGCATTGGCCATATTGGGTCAACTGCTATAGGACCTAGTGGTATTTCTTTACTTCCACTTATTTCAGACCATATGTATATAGGGTATATTGCAGGGCTACTTTCAGCATATATAGGCGGCTTCATTTTCACATATTTCTTTGGTACTACTAAATCCATGAGAGAAACAGATAGTTTAGGTGGCTAA
- the murQ gene encoding N-acetylmuramic acid 6-phosphate etherase: MNHLITESRNENTMQLDEMTILQALETMNNEDQKVPQQIKQVLPELTRVIEITTHQFKNGGRIIYMGAGTSGRLGVLDAAECVPTFNTTSNDFIGLIAGGQRAMTVAVEGAEDSQTLAEADLSHIHLTDKDVVIGLAASGSTPYVKAGLTYANELGAHTVAISCNVGSEIGQIAQIPIEVNVGPEVLTGSTRLKSGTAQKLILNMISTITMVGAGKVYGNLMVDVKASNDKLIDRSIRIVQDICDMSYEAAQELYTDADKNIKTAVVMYLCDISKIQAETKLRQNDYIIKQAIKD; encoded by the coding sequence ATGAATCATTTAATTACAGAATCTAGAAATGAAAATACGATGCAACTAGATGAAATGACTATTCTTCAAGCATTAGAAACTATGAATAATGAAGATCAAAAGGTTCCACAGCAAATAAAACAAGTCCTCCCTGAGTTAACTAGAGTAATCGAAATCACCACACATCAATTTAAAAATGGTGGACGTATCATCTATATGGGGGCAGGTACAAGCGGTAGATTAGGGGTACTTGATGCTGCAGAGTGTGTGCCAACTTTCAATACAACATCGAATGATTTTATCGGTTTGATCGCAGGAGGACAACGTGCTATGACTGTTGCAGTTGAAGGTGCTGAAGATAGTCAGACACTTGCTGAAGCAGACTTATCACATATCCATCTCACAGATAAAGATGTCGTCATAGGGTTAGCAGCAAGCGGCAGTACACCTTACGTTAAAGCAGGATTAACATATGCAAATGAGCTAGGCGCACATACCGTTGCTATATCCTGCAATGTAGGCAGTGAAATAGGTCAGATTGCACAAATACCTATAGAGGTTAATGTCGGTCCTGAAGTCTTAACTGGTTCGACTAGACTTAAATCTGGTACAGCACAAAAACTTATACTTAATATGATTTCAACAATTACTATGGTAGGCGCAGGTAAAGTATATGGCAATCTCATGGTTGATGTAAAAGCGTCGAATGACAAGTTAATTGATCGATCTATAAGAATCGTTCAAGACATTTGCGATATGTCTTATGAAGCAGCTCAAGAACTCTATACTGATGCAGACAAAAACATCAAAACGGCTGTCGTTATGTATTTATGTGATATTTCAAAAATACAAGCTGAAACAAAGTTACGTCAAAATGACTATATTATTAAACAGGCCATTAAAGATTAG